The Prunus persica cultivar Lovell chromosome G8, Prunus_persica_NCBIv2, whole genome shotgun sequence genome includes a region encoding these proteins:
- the LOC18787986 gene encoding uncharacterized protein LOC18787986 produces MDFHRNHHSTTSPTSSASSTTTTTTTPIPNPNPNPSSNCISTDDPMHSWWESISKARSRIHSLSSLLPPSLSSCLCSLADSDRPALSLLSSLESYDAVSSALFSPLSGSGSDPLCHWLYDTFLSSDPHLRLVVFSFLPVLSGLYLSRVHSLSSDSPSLPSLAGFEAVLLALYAAETKARNGKPVVVSIPDLSQPSLYHTPRVHKPNPLAPAISPHQSIGVLSPPLEPQIAVKSTKRACIVGVALDSYYKHISQMPTWSKIDFCRFLASWAGQDCHCLHQVSDDDTNEPDITPALFLEGGNEIDDVTEEMDQLMRFEKKNVCNGVVLESKGSIIPLPWELLQPALRIVGHCLLAPLNSQDIKDAASVAVKRLYARASHDLVPQAILATQSLIQLDKRARESAKATAVANSSSNANTPSKAKNPEVLLVSK; encoded by the coding sequence ATGGACTTCCACCGAAACCACCACAGCACCACCTCCCCCACATCCTCTGcttcctccaccaccaccaccaccaccacccccaTTCccaaccctaaccctaatccTTCCTCCAACTGCATCTCTACCGACGACCCAATGCACTCCTGGTGGGAGTCCATCTCCAAAGCCCGCTCTCGCATCCACTCCTTGTCCTCTCTCCTccccccttctctctcctcctgtCTCTGCTCCCTCGCCGACTCCGACCGCCCTGCCCTCTCCCTTCTGTCCTCCCTTGAGTCCTACGACGCCGTTTCTTCCGCCCTATTCTCCCCTCTCTCCGGTTCAGGATCCGACCCCCTCTGCCACTGGCTCTACGATACCTTCCTCTCCTCTGACCCCCATCTACGACTCGTCGTTTTCTCCTTCCTCCCTGTCCTCTCTGGCCTCTACCTCTCCCGAGtccattctctctcctctgactctccctctcttcccTCCCTCGCCGGCTTCGAAGCTGTTCTCCTCGCCCTCTACGCCGCCGAGACCAAGGCTCGAAACGGCAAGCCTGTTGTCGTTTCGATCCCAGATCTCTCTCAGCCCTCTCTCTACCACACCCCTCGAGTTCACAAGCCCAACCCCCTCGCTCCCGCCATTTCCCCCCACCAGTCAATTGGGGTTTTGTCGCCGCCTCTGGAGCCCCAGATCGCCGTCAAGTCCACCAAACGTGCCTGCATTGTCGGCGTTGCCCTCGATTCCTATTACAAGCACATTTCCCAGATGCCCACTTGGTCCAAGATTGACTTTTGTCGATTCCTAGCTTCTTGGGCCGGCCAGGATTGCCATTGTCTGCACCAAGTCAGTGACGATGACACCAATGAGCCCGACATTACTCCGGCATTGTTCTTGGAGGGCGGCAATGAGATTGACGATGTGACTGAAGAAATGGATCAGTTAATGAgatttgagaagaaaaatgtttGCAATGGtgtagttttggagtcaaAGGGGTCAATAATTCCATTACCTTGGGAGCTTTTGCAGCCAGCGTTGCGAATAGTGGGGCATTGTCTGTTGGCCCCATTGAATTCTCAGGACATTAAGGACGCGGCTTCTGTTGCAGTGAAGCGGCTGTATGCTCGGGCATCTCATGATTTGGTGCCACAGGCGATTTTAGCTACTCAGAGCCTAATTCAGCTAGATAAGAGGGCACGGGAGTCTGCCAAGGCTACTGCTGTTGCTAATTCGTCTTCAAACGCTAACACCCCAAGCAAAGCTAAAAACCCCGAAGTGCTTTTGGTCTCAAAATGA